The genomic region TCAGAACAGTGCCGCTTTCATAGAAAGAACGATACCAGTTTATAGTTGATTCGATTGCTCTGCCCGAATCCCATACCGACTCCCAGTTGAGGACCCGTCTGGCCTTTGAGCTGTCAAGGCGAAGCAGCCCGGCTTCATGTGGCTGCTCTTTCAACTCCGGAAAATCAAACTGTGTTTCCGGCCAGCAAGCTTTTACATAATTACATATTGTTTTGACTGTCAAAGCGTCAGATTCTGCCGGGCCGAAATTAAAGCAATCTGCAACCTCATTTTTACCCTCAAGTAGTAATTTGCCTGTAAGAAGATACCCGGAAAGGCAGTCAAGGACATGCTGCCATGGACGCGTCGATTGCGGATTACGGATAACTGCCGTTTTACCCTGTGAAGCCGCTTTCACGATATCTGGAATAAGTCGGTCTTTTGACCAATCTCCACCCCCGATCACATTTCCGGCACGGACAGTGGACAGAAGTACATTGTGGTCTTTACCATATTCTTCCAGATTCCAGAATGAATTCCTGTAGGAAGCGCATAAAATTTCTGCACAGGCTTTTGATGAGCTATACGGGTCATAACCACCCAGCCGTTCACCTTCACTATAGCGTCGATTATGCTCGAAGTTCTCATAAACCTTATCTGTAGTGACTACAACGACAGCCTGCACAGAGGGAGTATTGCGGGCAGCCTCAAGAACATTTAATGTACCAAGAACATTGGTCGAGTATGTTTCCTGAGGGTACTTATATGACTCGCGCACCAGAGGCTGAGCTGCCAGATGAAAAACAATTTGCGGCATTGCCTGCTTCATTGAATCTGCAAGTTTGTTAAAATCGAGCAAGTCTCCGATAAGGGAATTGATGTGCAGGTCAAGTTTGCTGAAATGGTCAGGAATTGTATCTGGCTTGCGGGCATATCCGGTAACCTGTGAACCGAGTTTAGTTAACCACAGCGACAGCCATGATCCTTTGAAACCTGTATGACCTGTAATAAAGACTGACTTATCTTTGTAAATATTATCAAATAAAAATTTCATTCCTGTCTGCTTTTGCGAGTCCTGGTATCATTTGTAAAAAATGAAGATCTCAGCATGTCTGTGAAAAAACTCATGGATGATGAGTTTTTCATCAGACACTGCTTTGAATCAATTGTAGCATTCGATCACTCAAAAAGTCATGAGGAAAAGAAGCATCACTGCCAGCGGATGTTTTCCTGTAAACAAAACAGGACATTTAAGTAGCTCCGGAACCTGTCTGCTTCACTTTATGCGGTTTTTCCGACAAATGTGTCTGTTAATGAAAACAGGCTGTCTTTTTTGAGGGTAAACCGGCATTCTCAGCCGTAAAAATCTGCAAGAATGCCGGTTCATATTGACGTAAACATCTTATCTGCTGGAATGAGATCAAGCCTTTCAGGATTCTGCAAGCTCTTCTTTTGCAGTTTCGCAGTAGTCCTTCTGAAAACACTCCTCACAGTCACCCCTGCACCCATCAAATACTTCAAATCCTGCGCTCAGAGGAGACACTGTAACCTCCGCTGGAATAACATTCTCAATGATAAAATTGTAGATAAGGTTGTCGGGCAGATTCTCGGTTAAAGAGACATCGACGCGATTATCCTCAAGGATTGTAAGGATCTCCTCAAGTTTTCTTTCGAGCTCCTCTGGACTCATCTTCTCCACCTTCGGGAACTTGTATCCAGGAGGAAAAAAGGATTTAACCTTTCTTGTGGTAATATCGATACCTTCGCATTCCATAATGTGTCTGAGAAATTTGTTGTGTTCAAAATGATCACCGTTTTCATCGAGATCAAAGAAGATTCCCTTCTCCCGGAGCTTCTTATCCATCATAGAATTCTCTCTTTTGACATCATCCAGGCTTCTGCGGTCATTCTTTGATTTTCCGGAATTCGCCATATCTTCTCCCTGGTTAAGGTTGTACAGAACAGCACCGGGCTTTCCAGCACTATGAACTGGTTTCAGAGATAAGCTGCGCACCTCAGAAGAGGCAGCTTTGCTATTTGAGAATGTACTGATGGGAAAAATATCTCAGCTTACAAATTCGGCCTGATGGAGAGGCTTTAATCCAAGCTCATTTTAAGCTGAATTCAGGCATTTCAGGAATAAAAAGATTAAACTAAATAACGGATAGAACTGGTGCAACAAAAAAACGGGTAATTCCGTTTTCGATATTAGAAAAGATTAACAGATAATACTGCTGATTCAGAGTTCTTAACAAACTGATGGGTAAGTACCGGACAGCAGAACCATTGAGAGTCCCGATGAATTTATGCGTTTGTACCTCGTGTGGATAATGCAAGTACGAATCGAGTAACATCTTGCCTGTACATTTTTCACAATTTATCTTTTAAACCAGATATCAGGAGCCAGGGAATTCCGGTGCGAATCCGGAGCGGACCTGCCACTGTAATCCCAATACCGTCTCAGTTCACTTTGACTTATGTGGATAAAAGACGGGGACTGTCATCCAGGCCACTGTCCTGCGGTTATTTAAAAACAGGATGGGAAGGCGACAGTACCGGGAAAGCCAGGAGACCTGCCTGAAAATCGTTTCTTTTTTGAACCCTCATGGAAAAGGGGTTCAGGAGGATTTACCCAGGTGTTTAAATTGTGTTCTTCTGGTGCACTGTTTAGTTGTGCACTATTACTTTTATCAATATCGCAGAATACTATCTGCTCAGACAGCATATCGGTTTCCTCGGAATTGCCCCAAAGTAAAGACTCATCTGTTGTATCTGATCTTGAAAAGATGGTGGTAACTGCCGGAAGACATCAGAAACTGCTTGATGCCTCGCATTCTCTGTCGGTTATAAGAGCAGAAGAATGGGCCGGCACCAATAAAAGTATAGCTGATATCATTGCCGAGCAGACCGGAGTGCAGACAAGAAAATACGGGGGAACGGGAAGTTTCCAGACTGTGACTGTCAGGGGGGTGCAGGGGGACAATGTTTTAGTGCTTCTCGATGGTATTCCGCTTAATTCAGCAATGGGAGGTGCTGTTGATCTGAGTGCAATAAGCCCCGACCGGATAAGCGAAATCGAGGTTTACAAAGGCATTACTCCGTCAGAATTTGGCGGAAACGCAACAGGGGGGGTGATCAACCTCAAAAGCAGGAGTTCAACCGGTTCGCGGGCTTTCCATGCCAGTGCTGCTATCGGTGCATACGGCTATCGGAAATTCAGTGCAGAGGCAAACCACGCATTTTCCAATCAATTCCGCCTTTTCGGTTCTCTCAACCATATCTCATCGGACAACAACTGGCCCTATCTTAACAGAAACAAGACTCCTGAGAATGATTCAGATGACAGAATAGATACTGTGAAAAATCACAAGTACGATTTTTTTGAGGCAAGACTTCATCCTTCTCTGGAATTCAAGAACGGCAGAACTCTCTCATCGGGAATAGCCTATTCCACTTCTGATGCTGGAATCCCGGCGGCAGAGGGATCTGTGAACCGCACCGCAAAGCACAGCCGGGAGCTTTTTGATTTCACCGCAAGGCTCTCAGATGATAATAAGGATGAAACATCGGTAATTGCATTTACTCCTGCATTGGGCTACCTGCGATGGAGCAGCAACACATTCTGGACAAGTCAGGATGAAAGCATGGGGCCTGACATGGGTGATATCTCCATGCTGAAAGATGCCTGGATCGATATGCAGTCTGTTCTGCAGATATTCCATGTCTCCTGTATTACAGATTTTTTCTTTTCAGAAAATCTGGGTGCTCAGATTACTCTTCAGGGGAAACACTCTGACATCGGAACTGAAACTCATTCTTCCGGATATCCTGTGAGTGACTGGCCCGGCAATTCTCAGGAGGCATCACTCTCAGCAGATGTCAATTATCAGATTCCAGCAGGCAAGAGCTGTTTAGGGGCAACAGCAGGAGGTGCGATCAGAGGAATCAGAAGTGCTACAAAGGGTGGAATGAACCAGATGTTAAGAATAAAAGTGTTGCCTTCTGCTACTATAGAGTACCCATGGTCTGTTCATGCCGGCGCACAATGGCGGGTCGGAAACAGTTTTAATCTCTTTTTCAATACAGCTCGCTATGCTATTGTCCCGGGATTAAGGGAAAAATACGGAATGAATGGCGCTTTACTACCGAGTCCTGATCTCAAGGCGGAAACTGGTATAGCCCTGGAGGGCGGAGCACGCCTGATGGCAGGGGAAACCCGGCTTGAGGCTGTGGTTTTCAGGACAGAAACAAGAAATGGTACAATGATGGTATCTGATGGAAGGATGTCCAAGGCGAAGAATTACGCTTCCGGACTGGTTACCGGCCTGGAAACATCTTTACAGGCCAGATTCTTCAGATTCCTCGGTACTGAACTCAGGGCAACTCTGCAGAAAGCAGAAAATCGCTCAAAAGCATATGAATATTACGGAAAAAGGCTGCCCAATGAACCGGATCTATCGATAATTGCGGGTATCTCACTGGGCCCATTCAAAGGGATAGAGCCTGAATACTGGCTTGATTTCAAATCTCCATTTTTCAGAGATCCGGGTAATGTCTACAGAGTGCCTGACGATGATGGTATGCCGGGGATGGTTTTCCATAACGCCCGCATTACCTGGAAAGCAGGCAGCAGGTTTGGTTTCGGATTTTCAATCAGAAATTTCAATGGAATCTCCCTGCGCAGTGAGGAGATGATCATGTCAAATGAAAACGGGTATTCCTGGATTCTCTACCCGTCAAATGAATGGTGCGTCACCGCGGAGTACTCATTTTGAAACAAATCATTATCTTACTTTCCAAATTGAGAAGGAACTTAAAAATGTTTTCCAGACATGCTTTTTTCTCTGCAGTATTCATTGTGCTTATGATTATGACCGGCTGTTTTCTTGTTACTTCCGATCCGGACAGGACAGATGACCGGCTGAAGCTGTTTATAGCAGGATCGGATTATCATTCCGGAACGCTTGAATGGATGGTAATCGAAGACAATTCATCGGTTGAATCCTGTATTGAAATCTACAGTGATGCAGTGCTTGATTCTTACAACGGGAATCTTTACATGCTGGAAAAGTACGGCGCTGACAACATCATGAAGTTCGATCCATCAAAGTGCGGAAAGTCAGGAATAATCTACCAGATTCACCTTGGAAATAACTGGAATCCGCAGGATATTGAGTTTCTCAATAGGAAAAAAGCATATATATCAAACATGAATGAGCCTGAAATTACCATCTTTAATCCTGAAACAGGAGAGATTGTCTCCAGTATCGATATTTCAAAATACACCTACCTGCCTGAAAAAAATTCAAGTCCCTGTGCAGGTAGAATGCAGCTTGTCGGAAAAGATCTCTATGTGATTCTTCAACGCCGTGAAGGTTATGATCCCGGAATAAACACGCTGATTCTCAAGATAGATACTGAAAAGGATTCGATAGTTGATACTATTCCGCTTGCTTTCAAAGAGGGCAATTCCATAGCCTTCCATAACGATGCACTCTATGTGACCTGCACTGGTGATTATTCAGTTATTGGCGATGGCGGAATAGAGAAAATCGATCTTGTTGACGGAGCCGTAAGCACAGTTCTGGAGGAGGATGATATCGGGGGTAGTCCCGTTCAGATTGTTCATAAAGATGGTTCGCGTTTCTACATAACATCATTTGTCGATATGTTCGATATAAGAGTGCTGGAGATCGATGCCTCGACCGGGGCTGTGATAAAGCGGCTATCTGGAGTCAAGAATGCCTTCGGAGGGATCTTTTACGATAAGATTGATGAAAGACTGTATGTTGCGGAAAGAGATACTGAGGAGATGGGGGTGAGGATTTTTAAGGATAACCAGCAGGATGGCCCCATTGTGAAGACCTCTCTACCGCCGAATTCGCTTATGATTATGAGATGAAAAGTACGGAGATTTTGTTCATGGTTTAAAGTCCCTGCCATGAACGGATACGACCAGATATGAAAAAAAATATTACGATTGGTGTGATACTAATGACAATGGCCTGTGGATGTTCCCGGGGCAGTATTGAGAAATCCGTTACTCCACAACGTATCATCTCACTTGCTCCCAGTATCACAGAAACCCTTTTTGCACTGGGACTTGGAGAAAAACTGGTGGGGGTGACAAATTACTGCAATTATCCACCTCAGGCCAGGGCAATAGAACGGATCGGTGATTACGATAATGCTAATATCGAGCGGATAATCACTCTTAAACCAGACCTGGTGTTTGTTTCCCGTGAACACGAAAGGCAGCGCACAGCCCTGGAGCGCTTGAAAATTCCCGCTGTGGTAATTGACAATTCCAGATATGCATCAGTCTGCAGTTCTTTTGTTCTCATAGGGAGTATCTGTGGTGTGGAAAGAGCAGCGGACAGCCTGACAGGAATTTTCAGAAGCAGAATGGCTGAAAATATTGACAGCGGAAGACAAGTACCAAAGGTTCTGGTCTGTGTAGGGCGCGATTCTCCCGGCTCAGGAAAGATAAGGAATATCTTTGCTGCCGGCCTTCAAACATTTTTAAGTGATCTTATCTTTGCAGCAGGAGGCAGGAATGTTTTCGTGGATTCGCTGCAGATCTATCCCAGAATCTCCCGGGAGGGGCTGATTTCACTTGCCCCGGATATAATAATCGATATTGCACCTGCAATG from Fibrobacter sp. harbors:
- a CDS encoding ABC transporter substrate-binding protein, which gives rise to MKKNITIGVILMTMACGCSRGSIEKSVTPQRIISLAPSITETLFALGLGEKLVGVTNYCNYPPQARAIERIGDYDNANIERIITLKPDLVFVSREHERQRTALERLKIPAVVIDNSRYASVCSSFVLIGSICGVERAADSLTGIFRSRMAENIDSGRQVPKVLVCVGRDSPGSGKIRNIFAAGLQTFLSDLIFAAGGRNVFVDSLQIYPRISREGLISLAPDIIIDIAPAMDDYKCDLLVNDWQEMTRVPAVNNDQVYCISEPYATLPGPRLLLLLNDFEKIFSAWREERSR
- a CDS encoding TonB-dependent receptor, translated to MFKLCSSGALFSCALLLLSISQNTICSDSISVSSELPQSKDSSVVSDLEKMVVTAGRHQKLLDASHSLSVIRAEEWAGTNKSIADIIAEQTGVQTRKYGGTGSFQTVTVRGVQGDNVLVLLDGIPLNSAMGGAVDLSAISPDRISEIEVYKGITPSEFGGNATGGVINLKSRSSTGSRAFHASAAIGAYGYRKFSAEANHAFSNQFRLFGSLNHISSDNNWPYLNRNKTPENDSDDRIDTVKNHKYDFFEARLHPSLEFKNGRTLSSGIAYSTSDAGIPAAEGSVNRTAKHSRELFDFTARLSDDNKDETSVIAFTPALGYLRWSSNTFWTSQDESMGPDMGDISMLKDAWIDMQSVLQIFHVSCITDFFFSENLGAQITLQGKHSDIGTETHSSGYPVSDWPGNSQEASLSADVNYQIPAGKSCLGATAGGAIRGIRSATKGGMNQMLRIKVLPSATIEYPWSVHAGAQWRVGNSFNLFFNTARYAIVPGLREKYGMNGALLPSPDLKAETGIALEGGARLMAGETRLEAVVFRTETRNGTMMVSDGRMSKAKNYASGLVTGLETSLQARFFRFLGTELRATLQKAENRSKAYEYYGKRLPNEPDLSIIAGISLGPFKGIEPEYWLDFKSPFFRDPGNVYRVPDDDGMPGMVFHNARITWKAGSRFGFGFSIRNFNGISLRSEEMIMSNENGYSWILYPSNEWCVTAEYSF
- the rfbG gene encoding CDP-glucose 4,6-dehydratase, producing the protein MKFLFDNIYKDKSVFITGHTGFKGSWLSLWLTKLGSQVTGYARKPDTIPDHFSKLDLHINSLIGDLLDFNKLADSMKQAMPQIVFHLAAQPLVRESYKYPQETYSTNVLGTLNVLEAARNTPSVQAVVVVTTDKVYENFEHNRRYSEGERLGGYDPYSSSKACAEILCASYRNSFWNLEEYGKDHNVLLSTVRAGNVIGGGDWSKDRLIPDIVKAASQGKTAVIRNPQSTRPWQHVLDCLSGYLLTGKLLLEGKNEVADCFNFGPAESDALTVKTICNYVKACWPETQFDFPELKEQPHEAGLLRLDSSKARRVLNWESVWDSGRAIESTINWYRSFYESGTVLSEADLEHYIKDAQHKGIVWTKQSMQPQ